In the Oryza glaberrima chromosome 6, OglaRS2, whole genome shotgun sequence genome, one interval contains:
- the LOC127778134 gene encoding 20 kDa chaperonin, chloroplastic-like: protein MSSVQLSGAGVAAVAFTKNGASSFDGLRLAPPSVRVCSSRRPSRSLVVKAATVVTPKYTSLKPLGDRVLVKLGAAEEKTVGGILLPSTAQSKPQGGEVVAVGEGRTIGDKKVEVSLQIGAEVVYSKYAGTEVQFNDTKHLILKEDDIIGVLETDDVKDMKPLNDRVLIKVAEAEDKTAGGLILTETTKEKPSIGTVVAVGPGPLDDEGKRQPLSVSAGSTVMYSKYAGSEFKGADGTNYIVLRVSDVMAVLS from the exons ATGTCGTCGGTGCAGCTCTCCGGTGCCGGAGTCGCCGCGGTGGCCTTCACCAAGAATGGCGCGTCTTCCTTCGACGGgctccgcctcgcgccgccatCTGTGCGAGTCTGCTCCTCCAGGCGCCCGTCTCGTAGCCTCGTCGTCAAGGCCGCCACGGTCGTCACCCCAAAG TATACCTCGCTCAAGCCTCTGGGAGACAGAGTGCTTGTGAAGCTTGGTGCTGCAGAGGAGAAGACTGTTGGTGGGATTCTGCTTCCGTCAACCGCACAGTCTAAGCCTCAGGGAGGTGAGGTTGTTGCTGTTGGAGAGGGAAGAACTATTGGGGATAAGAAAGTTGAGGTCAGCTTGCAG ATTGGGGCTGAAGTTGTATATTCAAAATATGCTGGGACTGAGGTGCAATTTAACGACACCAAACATCTTATTCTAAAAGAGGATGATATCATTGGTGTTCTTGAGACTGATGATGTCAAAGATATGAAGCCCCTTAATGACCGGGTTCTCATCAAG GTTGCTGAGGCTGAAGACAAAACTGCTGGTGGCCTTATTCTCACTGAAACCACTAAGGAGAAGCCATCAATCGGAACA GTTGTAGCCGTTGGTCCAGGCCCTCTTGATGATGAAGGCAAGAGGCAGCCATTGTCAGTTTCAGCGGGCAGCACTGTGATGTACTCCAAGTACGCAGGCAGTGAGTTCAAGGGAGCTGATGGCACCAACTACATTGTCTTGAGAGTATCAGATGTGATGGCTGTCCTATCTTGA